The Pongo abelii isolate AG06213 chromosome 19, NHGRI_mPonAbe1-v2.0_pri, whole genome shotgun sequence genome includes the window CTCCAGCCTCTCCTCCCCACCAGCAACTGGCTACACTGAAATAAGATATTTCTGTGTAGTGTAGAGGACAGGGCACAAGACTTCTCTGTCTCCCCAGcgtcttcttcctcctccatgGCACACTGACCCGGAGGGTTTGCAGCCCCACCCCAACCCAAACCCTAACCCTGTAATCAGACTGGCCCGGGGAGCCTCTGAGGCTCTCATAAAAGTTTCCCTGTCTCCTAATTGGCAAGGGAAAGGACAGGCCCACTCTCTGCCCAGGCCTGCCTTGCATGTCATTTTGGTTGCTTCTGCTAGGTGGGAAGGAGTGAGTGAGTCACCCCAGAAAAGCCCTCACCTGTGTGTGGTCCTTGTCTTCTCTCTCATGCCACAGGCTGTGGAGTGATTTGTCTGAGATTCCTCCAGAACTGAGCCCTTTGTTGGAACCATACCCCAGCCCATGGTCCCATGACTAGGTGGATAGTACTGCTTGTACCTCCTGCAACCCAGAACCCTGGCTGACGACTTTGAAGGAGGATGCTCCAGCAGGTAAAACCTCAACCTTAGATAACCCAGGCCCTCAAGCACCTGTAGCATCTTTTGCTAGCCCTAACCTGGAAGGAAGGGAAAGCCCCCTTAAAGGTCTCTTTTCTCTCCTCAAATTGTCTCTCCAGTGCCTTTTACTCATCATCAAGAAACTCTTCCTGATACCTAATTTGAATCTGTCTTGTGGTTTTTAGCTCCTTTCTTTGGGATAGGTAAGGTGGGATGGGTAAGGGAATCCTTAGGGCACTTTGGGAATTCTGCAGAGGAAGTCCTGAGAGATGTCCCTGCCACCTGAATTGTTGAGGCATAGTAGAAGCCTGGGGCTTGCAAGAGGATGTGCTCCTTGAAGCTAAGCcttaaagaacaagaaagaatTAGCCACTTGGAGAAGGAAAATAAGCACTCCAGGCAAAGAGGTCAGCCTGTACAGAAATGTAGGAGACTATCTATGAGGAAATATAGAAGGATTCTAATGAGTGAATGATGGGTTACATGATCCCCATGTCTCCGCCTCTCTGAAAAGGCTACTGTTGCCCCAGGCCTGTAGGATTCCAAATCACCCTTTACAGTGGAGCTCTGTCTCATACCCATATCATCCTTCGTGTGTAGCTCTTGGTCCTGAGAGAGTGGCAGTACTTATCTGCTGACTTTTTATTGTACCAAGtattgccaggcactgggctgagGCAGATGTTGAGGGTGGTGcttgccctcagggagctcagaGTCTAGTGGAGTCTTGGGTAGGTAAGTGCCTGAACTCAGCAAGGTAGCAGCCAGGTGTGGGGCCTGCCAGCCTCAAGGGAGCCATAGTAGACACGGCAGCTTGACCTTCCAGCCATATGGCTCCTGGAACAGATTTGAAGGTAAGAAGTGGGCAAAACAGTTGACTGCTCTGGgcttttttattgcttatttttaactttttttctcttattaaaaaaaGGTATATCAATACAATGGAATAAAGCAAGTTACACAAAAATATAATACTTTTCAGTGTTCTTAAAATATGTAGGGAAAAAAACCTATGATATTCTCTAAAATATTGGTTATTTCTGGGTAGTATGATTATGGATTTTTATGCTCCTTTTGCTTATctctattttccaattttttttttttttttttttttgagacagagtctcactctgtcacccaggctggaatgtagtggcttgatcttggctcactgcaacctccgcctcccaggttcatgccattctcctgcctcagcttctcgagtagttgggactacaggcgccagccaccacgcctggctaattttttgtattttttagtagagatggggtttcaccgtgttagccaggatggtcttgatctcctgacctcgtgatccacccacctcggcctcccaaagtgctgggactacaggcgtgagccaccgcgcccggcctctaaattttttttaataatttttatttatttatttatttatttatttttattttagagatggagtctcactctgttgacaaggctggtctcaaactcctgaccttaggtgatccgtccgcctcggcctccccaagtgcttttacaggcgtgagcccccgcacccatccgtgagaccctgtctcttaaataaataaataaataaggccaggcacggtggctcatgcctgtaatcccaatactttgggaggtcgaggcgggcagatcacctgaggccaagagttcgagaccagtctggccaacatggcaaaaccctatttctactaaaaatacaaaaactagccaggtatggtggtgcatacctgtgatcccagttacttgggtggctgagacatgagaatcacttgaacctgggagacagaggttgcagtgagccaagattgtgccactgcactccagcctgggcgatagggcgagactctgtgtcaaaaaaaaaaaaaatacaaaagccacTTTTAGAAGAATAGCTAACCCCTTTTGGCAGATTCCAGATGGCCTTTCTAAATCCTTCATGTGTTTATGTGCTTGTATCTGTGAGGTAGGTaccattatcccattttacagaaaagaactttaaaaaattattagaaacagggtctcactttgtcgcccagtgCAGTGATatcaccatagctcactgcagcctcagcctcctgggcttaagcaactctcctgcgtcagcctctagaatagctggggttacaggcacataccataacacccagctaatttttaaatattttttatagagacagggtcaccttggcctccctaagtgctgagattacaggcttgagccactatggCCAGCtggaaatttttctatttttattttttactttagagacaaggtcttgctctgttggccaggctagagtgcagtggtacgatcataactcattgcagcctcgaacttttAGGCCCAAGTggttcttctacctcagcctcccaagtagctgggattacagggaccagATGAGGAGAATTGAGGCacaaagagatgaagaaattaacATAAGAGTAATATAACTGTAAGAGGTAGAATCAGGATTCAAAGCCAGACAACTAACTTTCAAGTCCAGGTACTTGATCACTATACTCAGATGCCACTCTGGTTGGATCAGAACTCTTCATAAattgtgtctgtgtttgtgagTGGTTtgtgtggtggtgtttttttttccccttcataaAAGCAGAGGGATATGCATAGATATAGCTGTGCTCTGACCTCAGTagttactctggaggccaagAGCCTACCTTGTGCATTATAGTGGGCCCAAAGTTCAGAGAACAGGCAGTGGTTTTGGAAGAAATGCATTACTGGGCCTCTTGGAGGAAACTTGCCACCATGGCTTATTTCTATGAGAGGTTTGAAATTTTAGGCTCACCATTCTCATTGGAAATTCACCTGTTGTATCACAGACCTCTTCCTTCAAAAGCACATTTCAGCAAGATACCTGTCTTCAACCCCCACTCTATCTTTCTTGCATCCCCAAAGGAGACAGTAGGAGAAATGGGACCACGGGAGGAAGTGGAGGGATGATACATGTGGAAAGGTTTGACATCAAGGACGGGCAAAGGAAGATAGGGTGactcatgcctctagtcccaattacttgggaagctgaggcagaaggatcacttgagctcaggagttggaggctgcagtgagatatgatcacaccactgcactgcagcctgggtagcagagcaagattgcatctcttaaaaaagaaaggaaaaaaaaaagataggcaaGGGAGGAGAAAGGACCTGTTCCCTTGGTGCCTATTCTTCACCTCAGATAGCCTTCTGAGCCAGGCTGTCTCTCAAGCAGACTCCGGCCAAGGGAACCAATTCATTAGCCAGCCTAAATTTAAGCCACAAAAGGCAGGTGATGAAGACGTGGGGCTACCTCTCTCAGAAGGTACAGCTGTTTTACATCAAAAGCTGAACTGTCTCTTCCCAAAAAGGCCTAACCCATGGTTCTTTTCCTTTGCAACATTCCTATAGCCTTATTTCTAATAAGGCTAGTAGCCTGGAAGTGCTACTTAAGTGGCCGGAGCTCTTGGCAGAAGAGATAGCATTTGTTGAGTACATGCTGTATGCCGGGCACTGACTAAATGCTTTGTATAtctcttcttgcttttcttcccaATAACCCTGTCAGTtgagtttattttcctttatttacaaataaagaaactgtgactCAAAGAGGGTAACTTACCCAGGCTCACAGGGCTAGTAAGAGGCAGAACTGAAATTTGAACCCAACCAGACTATGATACCAGAGTCTCCTTCTACTATACAGGTTCCCACCCTTCTGTAGCTGCCAGCTGTTCTGAGTACCAGCTGTCATGGCctttatgttttttggttttttggtttttcttttttttttttgagacagagtcttgctctgtcgcccaggctggagtgcagtagcacaatgttggctcactgcaagctccgcctcccgggatcacgccattctcctgcctcagccttccgagtagctgggactacaggcgcccgccacgcctggctaattttttgtatttttttaagtagagacagggtgtcaccgtgttagccaggatggtctcgatctcttcaccttgtgacccacccgccttggcctcccagagtgctgggattataggcgtgagccactgcgcctggcctcacctTCATGTTATCTCTTCCAGGTCAATGGCCACAATCTGGGGTCTGATGGCCAAGCCAGGGAGTACCTCAGAGAAGACCTGCAGGAGTTCCTGGGTGGGGAGGTCCTGCTGTACAAGCTGGATGACCTCACTAGGGTGAATCCTGTGACACTAGAGACAGGTATGGGCCTCCCATTCCTCAAGAGTACCATCTCCAGGAGGTTGGAGGTGTGATGAGAGTAGTCAGCACAGCTTCTCCAGGTCAGACGGAGGTCGGCAGGACTCCTAATCTGGAGCCAGGTGGGCTGCTCCAGACCTCCGCCTGAGGGAGCATGACAGCTGCACCTGGGCTCCCCAGGGCATGCTTTGCTTCAGATTTGGAGCTCGTCTTAATTAGATCTTGTATCTGTTCTTCAGGGAGCTGCTGGGATTTAATGATTCTTGGCTAATTGCAGAAAGAGGGCTGTTACTTAAGtagatgtctgtgtgtgtggtttgaCTATATTTGAGCCCGAGTTTGCTAAAGGCATCTCTGCCTCAGTCCTGAGGTGCCTGCAGGCCCGGTACATGGCAGACACATTCTACACTAATGCTGGCTGCACCCTGGTAGCCTTGAACCCCTTCAAGCCTGTTCCTCAGCTCTACTCGCCCGAGCTAATGAGAGAGTACCATGCTGCGCCTCAGCCCCAGGTAAGGCTCTGCCGCTGCCTGTGGCCTCAGGGCTCCTCTACCTCCCACTAAACCTCTTTGCAGTTACCCCTGTCCTTATTCATCTATTCACCAGCCATGTGGTCATTCAGAGTCTGCTAGTGCCATGGCCTGCCCAATAGGAGCTGGCAGAATTTTGAACCATAAAAAACTGACTACAGGACAGAAGGTGCAAAGTggggaataaatatttgtttaactgAGTTTGAAACCTAAAATAGAGACATaagagaaaggatttttttttcttgtttgtggtTTTATTAACAGGAAAGGATTTATAAAGgtattatatatttgtgtatttaacaaactaccttatttttttttaattattcatttattttgagatggagtttcactcttattgcccaggctggagtgcaatggcgtgatctgggctcagcgcaacctccacctcctgagttcaagcaattctcctgcttcagcttcctcagtagctgggattacaggcatatgccaccacacctggctaattttgtatttttagtagagatggagtttctccatattggtcaggctggtctcaaactcctgacatcaggtgatccacccacctcggcctcccaaagtgctggaattacaggtgtgagccaccgcacccggccctatttattttgagactgagtctctccctgtcacccagggtggagcgcagtagtgcgatcttgactcaccgcaacctccgcctccagggttcaagtgattcttgtgcctcagcctcccgagtagctgggactacaggtgcccaccaccatgcctggctaatttttgtattttagtagagatggggtttcaccatgttggccaggctggtctcgaactcctgacctcaagtgatccacccgccgtagcctcccaaagtgctgagattataggcatgagccactgagtccagcAAAACTACCtttttagaaaagaatgaaattatgcaCGATAAGGATTGCCCTGGAAAATTCAACATATGTTTATCTCTACTGAGGAAAGTAACTTATTCTTTTACTGAGAAAAGGATAAGTTatttggggtggggtggtggaggTACAGACAGATAATGAGCTTGTTGGTGTAAAAGTGCGTGATGCATTCAGGGAGAGGTGAGAGAAAACTTGCTGGCAGGAGGGAGGTCTTGGGGGCAAGAGGGAGTAGATGAGAGCAGGAAGACGAGAAAGCCAGGGTTGTTTGTGAAGAGTCTGAAGCACCATAGGAGGCAGAGAGAATCTGCAGAGTGTCTTCATCCAGGTAGAGGTGGGACTGGGAACAGAACCCACTAGACGAATAATTACTCTGGGAGTTGGGTTtaagaaggtgaggcaggaggcagagacaaCAGTTGGAGGCTTTGTATCCCTCTAGGTGATAGGTGGCTGGGGCAAGGGCAGGTGTAGAGAGGAGTGGCTCTGATGCCATATGGAACAGTTGCCTTCTCCCTCAGCAAGCTGTGGCTAAGTTATCACTGCTGGCTGggttagctgggcattgtggagGCGTGGCCCTCCAGAAGTTCATGCATGATGAGGTATCCAGTTGGAATCCAGGGGAAGTCTGTCCTGAGAGCCCTGTCTGCTGTCTGCCCTGCCTCCTGAAAAGTAAAAGCCAAGTTGTAGTCTCCTATGTTTCCTCAGCATCCAGCTTGATTGATGCCTAGTACATTGAAGACAGTTAATAGTTGTTGAAGAAAAGGAGAACAGTGGTTTTGGAATTTAAGTCGTGGATATACTTACTTGCTGAGTGGCCTTGAAAGGTTATTTAACTCCTCTGAACCTCACATTCCTTATGTATAAAATACGGTTATATTTCCAATTAGTGGACAGACTTAGTAGTTTATAAGAACTTTGCAAATTGCAAATTATAGTAAAATGAAGTAATAGGCAGAAGGATAAGACAATTAAAGCAAGATAAGATGGGAGTATAAAGTGTTAATGTTATAAACTGGTCAAGGCTAGCACTGCTTCTAGGCTGAGAGAAGATGAGTAGGTAAAGCCAGCATAGGGGTTCTAAAGTTGGGCCTAACACTGTGACATCCAGAAAATTTTTCTGGAGGAAGCATCCCACCACTGCTATTGGCAGCCTCCCCATCTCAGTCATCGTTGGCTCAGTCATCATTGAAAAACAGGCATTCCCTCACATGACCTTTCACTCCTTGATGTTCCAGAAACTGAAGCCCCATGTGTTCACTGTGGGTGAACAGACCTACAGGAATGTCAAGAGCCTGATTGAACCAGTCAACCAGTCTATTGTTGTCAGTGGAGAGAGTGGTGCTGGAAAGGTAGGAAGACGTCTTTCCCATCCTGTCAACTCACGACTGGCTGGGTGGACAGGGAGGCAGGGGTCATTCCTTGGCCTTCCTTGTGGAGTTGTTTGCTTCCTAATTATTCCCAGATATGCTGGCTGAAGCTGGGGTTGGTGCACAATGGTGGGCTAGCACTGAGCCAGAAGTCAAGAGACAGGATTCCAGTCCAGGCTGTACTGCTAGCTCTGCCATCACCCTGGGTGAAATAGGAATGAAGCTTCCTTTCTAagtcttattttctcattgaaaGTCTCTCCCAGCTCTGACACCACTGGAAACAAAAGTCAGCTGCTGGGGATTCCAGCATAGTGGTTAAGAAGACATCAGAAAAGTACTTAGCTTCTGCAAAGCTCTCAGTTCTTCcacttgtaaaatggaaaggGAGGACCAACACCTGACTCATAGGACTTCTGTGAGAGTTAAATGAGTCACTGTACATATGGTACCTGGTGGCATGCTTGGCATGTGGCAGTGctcctccaaagtagctggggtTCTTGTGGGAAAGAGTTTGTTGGAGTAGACCACCTGAACCCTCTGGGTTGCCCATGGTGGCAAGGGCAGTATATTGGGCCAGGTGTTGGGGAGGACAGAAGCTCCTGGTATGGCCACGTGGCCTTCTGGGTAGCAAAACCATAACAGGATGTTGGATATAGATGAGTGGGGAGTTGCACAGCTGGTCAAAGGAGACTATTGGCCAAGGCCTGGCCACCTTCTTGACAAGCCTCACCCAGCTGCCTCGCCCTTTCCACAACACTTTTACCTTCATGAGGAACTCTTTGGACCGTAAACTCCTCCTGCCTTCACTCACATATGAGAATTGCTGAACACTGAGAACTTGCCAGGTTCTAGGCTTCTGGCTGGGCACTGAGGGGTGGCAGTGGGATGAAAAATGCAACATGTAGCTTTCAGGGGGCACTTAGTCtgctgagagagacagacaagaaaacaaagacagtaaGTTGCAGGGATGAGGGCTTGGACTTGGGTTAGGAGGGGATCTCTAGGAGCTATATCAAGGTGGCTAGTGAAGTGGCTTATGCCCAGCTTCTCAACGAAGCCTTGTCCCCCAGAATTGCTCTGGGGAACTGAAGCTGAACCTGGCCCAAGACTCATCTGGCCAGAGAGCTTGGTAACCCTTTATTGAGCAGCCACTGTAGCCCTGGGCTGGGCctggtatattttcaaaaatttatttttaataaatagtaaTGTAGTTACATAGTTCAAAAAATCAAGCAATACTACAAagcttataaagaaaaacagcaaacCTGCTCCTTGTGTTTCAACCTTGTTCCCTCTCTCCAGATGGCAGTTACTTGCACATCTTTTATCAGTTTATCTGGGTGTTTACATCCGTATTTTTAAACTACTGCTTATATTGTTAGTGACTTTTTGGTTTTGGACCTTATCTGTTCACTTCCTACATTGATGAGGATTTAACCCTTATTTCCCTGCcctcaaaatatatattctgtatataattatttcataatttctaaTTAAGTTAATAAGCAGTATTTACATGGTTATGGTCCTGTGTATATTAATAGCAGAGccatataatatactatatattcttgcataatttttattttccctgttttCCCTGTTTAGTTTAATAGTGGTGTACAAAAACTAAACCAGTGAAAAAGTGGggcaagtaaaataaataataaataaataattgccccattttttcacttgtttagtttttatataccATTATTAACTCATTACCAGACTTGTCACCAAATCTGGAAAACACCTGTCAAACTGGCAAGCAAATCAGCTTCTTTCATTGGAGATACCCTTCCTAGAGCTCTCAGACCACATCTTTTCTTCCGTCTGGATTGGTGGCTACTCAGGGCTGCTGCCACACAGCTGTTGCTTGGAAGCTTCTTTGCTTCTGCACATCCCCAGATTCCCATCTGTCCTAGGATAAATCCCCCATGGCGGGAGCCCATAGCgttctctttattttgtttttgttttttgttttttttgagacagggtttctgtcgcccaggctggagtgcaggggcacaatctcagcccactgcaacctccgcctccccagttccaataattctcatgcctcagcctcccgagtagctgggattacagatgcataccaccacacccagctaagttgtttttttttttttttttttttttttgagacggagtctcgctctgttgcccaggctggagtgcagtggcacgatctcggctcactgcaacttctgcctcccgggttcacaccattctcctgcctcagcctcctgagtagctgggactgcaggcgcccgccaccacgcctggctaattttttgtatttttagtagagacgggtttcactgtgttagccaggatggtctcaatctcctgacctcgtgatccactcgcctcggcctcccaaagtgctgggattacaggcatgacccatcaCACCtgacctgctaatttttatatttttagtagagtggggtttcgccatgttggccaggctggtcttgaactcctggcctcaagtaatcttcccgcattggcctcccaaagtgctgggattacaagtgtaagccaccatgcccagccactttgtAAGAGATAGGATTTGTCAGCTgctttcttcagcctctcagctTCATTGTACTTTGGGAGTAGGCTTGCATAGATTTGCCTGCCATGGAACAACTatgaattttttttgaaagaatggCTGTGTTATAGTTGTTGAACACTATAGTCATACTACATTTAGGGAGTGCCAGCCCGTGCTGTATTTTAGATGTAATTTCATTCCTTCCTATAGGCTGGTGAGGCCGGAAGACTTTGGGGTGACATCATTGTGCATTTTGTTGGTGTAAGAGAAGGTAATATTTGTGAGTGTTGGTGTTTCAGCATGAAACTGAGAAAGGGAAGCTCAGTGAAGAGGAGAACAGTGGTAGAGTGGACATATTATTATTTGGAGTTGGACCAGCCTGAAATGAGTAAAGATTTCTGGACCGCCAATGACTGTCCATTGCACAGATCCAAGCATACCAGTCAGAAAGCCACTTCCCAGGGAGCATCATGTAGCTTTTAGACTCCAGGGACACCACAAGC containing:
- the LOC100449172 gene encoding unconventional myosin-XIX isoform X3, which produces MLQQVNGHNLGSDGQAREYLREDLQEFLGGEVLLYKLDDLTRVNPVTLETVLRCLQARYMADTFYTNAGCTLVALNPFKPVPQLYSPELMREYHAAPQPQKLKPHVFTVGEQTYRNVKSLIEPVNQSIVVSGESGAGKFADTPVQSVGVQFLHGCKPMCRVSWPPLQPLLERLLHPPSLQGGPYAPSLSLIRQPLATQTASQSLWSALFQNDLGMGILLW
- the LOC100449172 gene encoding unconventional myosin-XIX isoform X2, whose protein sequence is MLQQVNGHNLGSDGQAREYLREDLQEFLGGEVLLYKLDDLTRVNPVTLETVLRCLQARYMADTFYTNAGCTLVALNPFKPVPQLYSPELMREYHAAPQPQKLKPHVFTVGEQTYRNVKSLIEPVNQSIVVSGESGAGKAGEAGRLWGDIIVHFVGVREGNICECWCFSMKLRKGSSVKRRTVVEWTYYYLELDQPEMSKDFWTANDCPLHRSKHTSQKATSQGASCSF